The sequence GCAACAAAACCTGTTACTCCAAGGGGTAGTGCAATAATCCAAGGGTTTGTAAGAAAATCTTTGTAGAACGCGACAATGGCGGATAGGGATAGAAGCGGAAGAACCGCATAAGGAGACGCCTTCCATAACGCCATCCAGAATTCCTTTGAAGAGCCATAGTTTTCCACATCGTTCTGTAATTGTTTTCGCAAGTCATCAAGTTCCTTGAGCGCCATGGTCACAACATTGCCGTAATGCTTCAGAGAAGAGGGCGTACGGACTTTGGTCATGGAGCCTCTGTTGCTTCTTTGAACGTTTTGGGCCAACTTAGCTGTGTTGGAACAATCAAATACAGAGGGAATAATATTCAATATGGCTCCAACAGGATTTTGACAATTATATCTATTGGTCAATGGTTTTTAGATTAGAAAGAGGTCCAGGAAAAGATACATCACTCATAAATCCCGATACTGGACTTGCGATGGCTATTTATCATTCGGAGAAACCGCCGAGTTCTATGGAATAGCGGTTAGCTTGTTTGTTATATAATCCCCTGTGATTCATATTGTGCTACAGAAAAGCCATTAGGAAGGGGAAAAACCATGCTACAAAAAGACCTGGACTCAATCGAAGAGACAGACCTAGTGGACTTAATAGCTAACCAAGTTGGTGAACGAAGGACCATCGATTACAAAGCGCAGCTAAATATTGGCAATGATACAGACAAGAAAGAGTTTCTAGCCGATGTCTCATCTTTTGCTAACGCGGATGGTGGAGACCTAATAATCGGTGTGGCCGAAGACAGAGGATTGCCAACCAGCATCATCGGTCTTGTGGTCCCCGACATCGACCAGGAAACCCTTCGAATCGAACAGATTATCCGCGATGGCATCCAGGCAAGGATTATCGGAATCCGCCTTCGATGGGTCAAGCTCAACAATGACAAGCACGTCTTAATCATCAGGATACCCAGAAGCTGGAACAGCCCCCACAAGGTATCGTTCAAAGGTCATGACAAGTTCTTTGGGCGTAACTCCGCTGGAAAATACCCTTATGATGTATCTGAACTTAGATCGGCCTTTGTCCTATCGGAATCGCTGAACGGAAGAATAAAGCGTTTCAGGGACGATCGATTGGCCAATGTAATTACCGGCGATATGCCCGTCCCCTTTTCAGACACCCCGAAAATCGTTATCCACATGGTGCCGATATCGTCATTCGATTCTAAGCAGGCTATCGACATAAGGCGAATTTATCAATCCGGTCAAATGCCCATGCTCAGTTCATCGGCGGATCATAGATACAATCTCGATGGGGTCCTGTTTTCCAGCAACGGTTACGAACCAGAAACGAACAAGCCGGTTTGTCGTTCATACATCCAGTTCTTTAAGAACGGCACCGTTGAGGCCGTCGAAGGTCGCATATTGCGCCCCTACAAAGGCGTTGGTAAATATCTACCTATTATCGACTTTGAGATAGGTATTCAGCAGTTTATAGCGGGCATAATGAAATCATTAAGAGGAGAAGACATAGCTCCTCCAATCCATGTGTTCATTACGTTGCTTGGAGTAAAGGAACTCGTGTTATCTAAAGATCGATCTGGTTTTGATTCTGATGACTCGTTTAAGATAGATCGAGATGTTCTAACTCTCCCCGAAGCAATCATAGATGACTATGATTCGGATGTTCATGAGTTACTCAGAGATTCCGTAAATACTCTCTGGAATGCATGTGGTTACGAACAATCGTGGACATATGATAAAAATAAAAAGGATGATTGAAGGAGAGGAGTTCGTAATTTTTACTCGCACTTGGTTGCTTTACGCGAACCTATTTCATCACCTTTTCCTTCATCGATGATACGTGCACGGCGGAGGCGAAAATTCAATAACCAGCATACCAGTGTTTGTCCGGTATCAGCAAGATACCAGACCGTTGAGGAAATGGCGCAGTTCGGCTCACTCCTATCACCTAGCCATAATGCGATCATCCACATAGACGACCCATTAAAGCATCCCGAACGAGAGGGTTATGACCACCCCATCTCCTCTCGATACCGGACATCCTTTGCCCTGGCGATGAATCCCATTGGGTTAACCGATGCCACGGCCATGTTGATGTCTTCATCAAAGTTTAACCCGTACTCTCGACCCCATCGGGATAGGGGCTGCATCATCCGGCAGGTAGTGTGTGAAAAACGACCCGTCGGCCCGGGCTCCCATGGCTACTTCTTGGGTTTCCCGGCTTCTGCCGGGATGGGCCAGGTGGCCAGACACCCTACCGGCGGCTAACCCACAACCCCGGGAGGCCGGGTACCCAGACAACTAAGCCTACGCGCGTGCGCGGTAAGCGCATAATACGCGTAAGCTCGACCGCTGCACTAGCCGCTTAGTGTACTCAGGCTTAGCCGGGCAGCCGGGAGCCCAACTCCCCCAAACCCCGAGCAGGGGCCGCTCCCGGCACCTTGAGCCGAAATTATTGAGACAAACCGAGCGGCTCCTTTCGATCCAACTTTTTCAAGCTCGGTGACCGAGGCGGAACGTTCGCGATCGTCAAGTGCCTCTCTTCGACAAAAATCCCTAAGCAACCTTAGTGACCGATAAGCCCTCCAGTCTTCGAAACGGTCGAGCGCGGAGCGAGCGTTCGAGCGGGACCGTTGGTTTATCGGAGCTACTTTCGTCACTATCGCGTTCTCGCCCTAGAACCATTGTCCCTACCATCATGAACGAGTATAATGAGCGGATGGGCCGTTTCCGACGCTCCTTGAGGTTCGTGCCTGTTATCGACCATTGATGCCAAAGGCGAGGGACGTTTAATCTTTAAAATCGCTAGACATCCCCCTCGCCATCTAACGGAGATGAGGAATAGTGATTTCTCAGCGTGTCCCGACGAGGCTGCAAGGCATTCTAATGCTCATGCTAAGTATCTCCTCGTCTTCCCCATCCCACTACATCGTACCTCCGTCAAAGTATAGGCCCCGTACACGCACGCGCGAGAGCCCCCACCTCCTAACCCCCTAGGACCCTATGGTAATCATAGA comes from Methanomassiliicoccus luminyensis B10 and encodes:
- a CDS encoding AlbA family DNA-binding domain-containing protein, with product MLQKDLDSIEETDLVDLIANQVGERRTIDYKAQLNIGNDTDKKEFLADVSSFANADGGDLIIGVAEDRGLPTSIIGLVVPDIDQETLRIEQIIRDGIQARIIGIRLRWVKLNNDKHVLIIRIPRSWNSPHKVSFKGHDKFFGRNSAGKYPYDVSELRSAFVLSESLNGRIKRFRDDRLANVITGDMPVPFSDTPKIVIHMVPISSFDSKQAIDIRRIYQSGQMPMLSSSADHRYNLDGVLFSSNGYEPETNKPVCRSYIQFFKNGTVEAVEGRILRPYKGVGKYLPIIDFEIGIQQFIAGIMKSLRGEDIAPPIHVFITLLGVKELVLSKDRSGFDSDDSFKIDRDVLTLPEAIIDDYDSDVHELLRDSVNTLWNACGYEQSWTYDKNKKDD